One window of Paenibacillus sp. FSL K6-3182 genomic DNA carries:
- a CDS encoding AAA family ATPase, with amino-acid sequence MENKLPLFIVTGASGSGKTYVIKELRRLMPDFDIFDPDNLVEFIGHDWEKMRNIWLRVARNIAQSGRMTIICGTMMPWDIEKCADYPFFKHVYYLNLHCDEETREKRLRERNWSEEEIQNHKNFAKRLLEIADEVYNPPMPTIDTTDNDVTEVASQIKEWVLQYA; translated from the coding sequence ATGGAAAATAAATTGCCTTTATTTATCGTAACAGGTGCAAGTGGGTCAGGGAAAACATATGTCATAAAGGAACTACGGAGATTGATGCCTGATTTTGATATTTTTGACCCTGATAATCTTGTTGAATTTATTGGGCATGATTGGGAGAAAATGCGAAATATTTGGCTTAGGGTTGCACGAAATATCGCTCAAAGTGGGCGCATGACTATAATATGCGGAACAATGATGCCTTGGGATATTGAAAAATGTGCGGACTATCCATTTTTTAAGCATGTATATTACCTAAACCTACATTGTGATGAAGAAACTCGCGAGAAACGTCTACGTGAAAGAAATTGGTCAGAGGAAGAGATTCAAAACCACAAAAACTTTGCAAAACGATTGCTTGAAATTGCTGATGAGGTCTATAACCCACCTATGCCTACTATTGATACAACGGATAATGATGTAACCGAAGTTGCCTCTCAGATAAAAGAGTGGGTTCTCCAATACGCTTGA
- a CDS encoding response regulator, whose translation MIPNIQKDEEPCICRLFLVVEVCQFAVSGIVYTVVLATCEEGSRLKVVIIDDEKAMHFIMKRMLAKLDEIEIVGSFQETTAAYSYLVNHEVDLIFLDISMPRESGLEFAKRLKEGGRKLKLVFVTTYKEYAQVAFEVNAYDYIVKPVEQARLHKTLQRVLSEKL comes from the coding sequence TTGATACCTAACATACAGAAAGATGAAGAGCCTTGCATATGCAGGCTTTTTCTTGTTGTCGAAGTTTGTCAGTTTGCTGTCAGTGGGATTGTTTATACTGTAGTTCTTGCTACGTGTGAGGAGGGGAGTCGTCTGAAAGTCGTTATTATCGATGATGAGAAGGCTATGCACTTCATTATGAAACGTATGTTAGCTAAGCTGGATGAGATCGAAATCGTAGGAAGCTTCCAGGAGACCACGGCCGCATACTCGTATTTGGTGAATCATGAGGTGGATTTGATATTCTTGGATATTAGTATGCCGAGAGAGAGTGGTCTTGAATTTGCTAAACGATTGAAAGAGGGCGGTAGAAAGCTGAAGCTAGTGTTTGTTACAACCTATAAAGAATATGCTCAGGTTGCATTCGAAGTTAATGCCTATGACTACATCGTGAAACCGGTTGAACAGGCTAGACTCCACAAAACCCTGCAAAGAGTACTTTCCGAAAAGCTCTAG
- a CDS encoding AAA family ATPase — protein MKQGILVYLNGTSSSGKTSISTELINQKEIPFYHLSIDDFFNNYNDFINNKFPDEPPREIDHQVVSQLLDDSIFSVYHSTIKLLSELGFNVIVDTVIDNDKRFNEFLDQFFDQPTLFIGVICSKEELIRREQARGDRKIGLAASQFSKVYCFDEYDLEVNTEEMNPKECAEKILNFIKSDKEYSVFKKLSKKNVSVS, from the coding sequence TTGAAGCAAGGGATATTAGTTTATCTAAATGGAACTTCAAGTTCTGGAAAGACTTCCATATCGACTGAACTGATAAATCAGAAAGAGATTCCTTTTTATCATTTATCAATTGATGATTTTTTTAATAATTACAATGATTTTATTAATAATAAATTTCCAGATGAACCTCCAAGAGAAATAGATCATCAAGTTGTCTCACAATTACTTGATGATTCCATATTCTCAGTGTACCATTCTACAATTAAATTGTTATCAGAACTGGGTTTTAATGTAATAGTAGATACCGTAATCGACAATGACAAGAGGTTTAATGAGTTTCTTGATCAATTTTTCGATCAGCCTACGTTATTTATAGGTGTAATATGCTCGAAAGAAGAACTCATAAGAAGAGAGCAAGCAAGAGGAGATAGAAAAATTGGACTGGCAGCTTCACAGTTTAGCAAAGTATATTGCTTTGATGAATATGACCTCGAAGTAAATACTGAAGAGATGAACCCAAAAGAATGTGCCGAAAAAATATTAAATTTTATTAAGTCCGATAAGGAATACTCGGTATTTAAGAAATTAAGCAAAAAAAATGTTAGTGTTTCCTAG
- a CDS encoding response regulator — translation MKVVIIDNEKGMHLIMKRMLGKVNEVEIVGSFQETSTAYSFLTNQDVDLIIMDINMPKESGLEFAGPLRESSRQMKIVFVTSHKEYSLPAFDVFAFDYIVKPVNQARLHRTVLRALSEMSSVKGSVELDSSSIRVLFNCLGGMEIRNAKNELVKWKTSKSAELFGYLLIHKGRLVSRARIIEDMFDDMPLKNAETYLYTTVYQLRKLLDTYGLKDSLHSDSNYYALELNHIDVDMLQFEEGYKQIAVVDDIHIEQALALEQLYAGDLFGDRAFHWAWSEVERFRLMYTAFTQRLCRALLNRGDTQTAIRLLTKLTAHYELDEETIKLFMKSLALQNNKVALMRQYLHYTETLYQELGISPSPIVTGYYSQLLAELDT, via the coding sequence ATGAAGGTTGTTATTATCGATAACGAGAAGGGCATGCATCTGATTATGAAGCGAATGCTCGGTAAGGTTAATGAAGTCGAGATCGTGGGAAGCTTCCAGGAGACATCGACGGCCTACTCGTTTCTGACGAACCAAGACGTGGATTTGATAATTATGGATATTAATATGCCGAAGGAAAGCGGACTGGAATTTGCCGGGCCATTAAGAGAGAGCAGCAGGCAAATGAAAATCGTATTCGTTACCTCACACAAAGAATATTCGCTTCCTGCATTTGATGTATTTGCCTTTGATTACATCGTAAAGCCCGTCAATCAAGCAAGGCTTCATCGTACTGTCCTAAGGGCGCTTTCCGAAATGTCTTCAGTAAAAGGTTCGGTAGAACTTGACTCTTCCTCTATACGAGTCCTATTTAATTGTTTGGGCGGAATGGAGATTCGTAATGCCAAGAACGAGTTAGTCAAGTGGAAGACTAGCAAAAGCGCGGAGCTTTTTGGCTATTTGTTAATACATAAAGGCAGGCTTGTATCCAGAGCGAGAATCATTGAAGATATGTTCGACGATATGCCACTTAAGAATGCAGAAACCTATTTATACACGACAGTCTATCAGCTTCGTAAATTGCTGGACACCTATGGGCTGAAGGATAGCTTACATTCGGACAGCAACTATTATGCGTTAGAGCTTAACCACATAGATGTCGATATGCTTCAATTTGAAGAAGGCTATAAGCAGATCGCTGTAGTGGATGATATCCATATAGAACAGGCGTTAGCGCTGGAGCAGCTCTATGCCGGAGATTTATTCGGGGACCGCGCTTTCCATTGGGCATGGAGCGAGGTAGAACGCTTTCGGCTGATGTATACAGCTTTTACCCAACGCTTATGCAGAGCTTTGTTAAATAGAGGGGATACCCAAACGGCAATTCGATTATTAACAAAGCTGACTGCTCACTATGAGCTAGATGAAGAAACCATTAAGCTGTTTATGAAATCCTTAGCGTTACAGAATAATAAAGTAGCACTCATGCGGCAATATCTTCACTATACAGAGACACTTTATCAAGAGCTTGGAATAAGCCCCTCACCTATTGTAACTGGCTATTACAGTCAATTGCTAGCGGAGCTTGATACCTAA